The following coding sequences are from one Lolium rigidum isolate FL_2022 chromosome 6, APGP_CSIRO_Lrig_0.1, whole genome shotgun sequence window:
- the LOC124667647 gene encoding aluminum-activated malate transporter 9-like → MNGKKGSIRIDIRLPSKIVEEESVKKHEGLSPRKWLRDVWDFGRQDTNRVTFALKVGLACLLVSLLILFRAPYDIFGTNIIWSILTVAIMFEYTVGATFNRGFNRALGSVLAGVFAIVVIQVAMSSGHIAEPYIIGFSIFLIGAVTSFMKLWPSLVPYEYGFRVILFTYCLIIVSGYRMGNPIRTAMDRLYSIAIGAFIAVLVNVTICPIWAGEQLHKELVNNFNSLADSLEECVKKYLSDDGSEHPDFSKTVINDFPDEPAFKKCRATLNSSAKLDSLANSAKWEPPHGRFKHFFYPWAEYVKVGNVLRHCAYEVMALHGCLHSEIQAPYNLRCAFHSEILDATNQAAELLRSLAKDVNNMKWNLQSSLLNHVHVSTERLQQSIDLHSYLFTSSHEDNSAKSQLKTSRVVTFNLNTKQSDDQDSKIEENTSTQVAVPLQPESYHEVMKRQQRRLHSWPSREVDDFDDDDKVVSDMIPRMRALESTAALSLATFTSLLIEFVARLDHLVEAVEKLSQLARFKQQIGT, encoded by the exons ATGAATGGCAAGAAGGGTAGTATAAGGATTGATATTCGCCTGCCATCAAAAATCGTGGAGGAAGAAAGTGTAAAGAAGCATGAAGGCCTGTCCCCAAGGAAATGGCTACGTGATGTCTGGGACTTCGGTAGGCAGGACACAAACAGGGTCACCTTTGCGCTCAAAGTTGGCCTTGCCTGCCTCCTTGTGTCACTTCTCATACTCTTCCGTGCACCCTATGACATCTTCGGGACTAATATCATATGGTCCATCCTCACTGTTGCTATTATGTTTGAGTACACTGTTG GTGCAACATTCAATCGTGGATTCAATCGAGCTCTTGGAAGTGTACTTGCTGGAGTATTCGCGATAGTCGTTATTCAAGTGGCCATGTCTAGTGGCCACATTGCAGAGCCATACATCATTGGTTTCAGCATCTTTCTTATCG GAGCCGTAACATCTTTTATGAAGCTATGGCCATCACTGGTTCCATACGAGTATGGATTTCGAGTTATTCTATTTACCTACTGCTTGATCATTGTATCGGGCTACCGCATGGGAAACCCTATCAGGACTGCAATGGATAGACTCTACTCAATAGCAATTGGAGCCTTCATAGCTGTTCTTGTAAATGTCACCATCTGCCCAATCTGGGCAGGGGAACAACTACATAAGGAGCTAGTTAACAACTTCAACTCTCTGGCAGACTCCTTAGAAG AGTGTGTCAAAAAGTATCTAAGCGATGATGGTTCTGAGCATCCTGATTTCTCAAAGACAGTCATCAATGACTTCCCTGACGAACCAGCATTCAAGAAGTGCCGAGCTACCTTAAATTCATCAGCAAAACTTGACTCGCTG GCAAACTCTGCTAAGTGGGAGCCACCACATGGGAGATTCAAGCACTTCTTCTACCCATGGGCAGAGTATGTGAAGGTTGGCAATGTTCTTCGGCACTGTGCCTATGAGGTGATGGCTTTACATGGCTGCCTGCACTCGGAGATTCAG GCGCCATACAACCTAAGATGCGCCTTCCACTCTGAGATCTTAGATGCCACAAACCAAGCTGCAGAGCTGTTGCGCAGTTTGGCAAAGGATGTAAACAACATGAAGTGGAACCTCCAAAGTAGCCTCCTCAATCATGTGCATGTCTCAACTGAGCGTCTGCAACAATCAATCGACCTACACTCCTACCTCTTTACCTCAAGTCATGAAGACAACTCTGCCAAATCACAGTTAAAAACCTCCAGGGTTGTCACTTTCAACCTCAACACCAAACAATCTGATGACCAAGATAGTAAGATTGAAGAAAATACATCAACACAGGTAGCTGTGCCACTGCAACCTGAATCCTACCACGAGGTGATGAAAAGGCAGCAGAGAAGGCTGCATTCATGGCCTTCTCGGGAGgtggatgattttgatgatgatgACAAAGTCGTTTCTGATATGATTCCGAGGATGCGTGCACTTGAAAGTACTGCAGCTCTGTCGCTTGCGACTTTCACATCGCTACTGATTGAATTTGTTGCTAGGCTTGATCATTTGGTTGAAGCTGTTGAGAAGCTCTCACAGTTGGCCAGGTTCAAGCAGCAGATTGGAACCTAA
- the LOC124666500 gene encoding GDT1-like protein 1, chloroplastic, with the protein MATVAACSSTVFASSFSSIPYRTRKPLPSLRPSPPRRASLPVRPVLRCLRKSDSGDPPLLGAPEPKRAAPAGEERGGTAPFDASWGYAFAAAAGVLMLQGSQQALAGTQFMGLQPPADALGDLGDISTGFASAFLLIFFSELGDRTFFIAALLAARNSGGVIFLGTFGALAVMTVISVVLGRAFHYVDGVIPFSFGGTDFPIDDILAVCLLVYYGVTTLLDAASGDGEKMNEEQEEAELAVSKFSGNGAGIVSVASTLASTFVLVFVAEWGDKSFFSTIALAAASSPPGVIAGSLAGHGVATLIAVLGGSLLGTFLSEKIIAYIGGSLFLAFAAVTIVEIVT; encoded by the exons ATGGCCACCGTCGCCGCCTGCTCTTCCACCGTcttcgcctcctccttctcctccataCCCTACCGAACACGGAAGCCTCTTCCATCTCTccgcccgtcgccgccgcgccgcgccagCCTTCCCGTCCGCCCG GTGTTGAGGTGCCTCCGGAAATCCGACTCGGGCGATCCGCCGCTGCTCGGAGCTCCTGAACCGAAGCGGGCTGCGCCGGCCGGTGAGGAACGGGGTGGAACGGCGCCGTTCGATGCGTCGTGGGGGTACgcgttcgcggcggcggcgggggtgctCATGCTCCAGGGGTCGCAGCAGGCGCTGGCCGGCACGCAGTTCATGGGCCTGCAGCCGCCGGCGGACGCGCTGGGTGATCTCGGGGACATCAGTACAGGTTTTGCTTCA GCCTTTCTGCTCATCTTCTTTTCTGAGCTAGGAGACAGGACATTTTTCATTGCG GCACTTTTAGCAGCTAGAAATTCTGGAGGAGTCATTTTTCTTGGCACATTCGGAGCTCTTGC AGTAATGACAGTTATATCTGTAGTTCTCGGTCGAGCATTTCATTATGTTGATGGCGTCATTCCATTCAG TTTTGGCGGTACAGATTTTCCAATTGACGACATTCTTGCCGTGTGTCTCTTG GTTTATTATGGAGTTACTACATTACTTGATGCTGCTTCGGGTGATGGAGAAAAGATGAATGAGGAGCAAGAGGAG GCTGAGCTAGCAGTTTCGAAATTTTCTGGAAATGGTGCAGGAATAGTGTCTGTCGCCAGTACTCTTGCAAGCACATTTGTTTTGGTTTTTGTTGCTGAATGGGGtgataaatcatttttctcaactaTTG CACTTGCTGCAGCTTCATCCCCTCCAGGTGTCATTGCAGGGTCGCTCGCTGGCCATGGTGTTGCAACATTG ATTGCAGTTCTTGGTGGCTCTTTACTGGGGACATTCCTGTCAGAAAAG ATAATAGCATACATTGGAGGGAGCCTCTTCCTAGCATTTGCTGCCGTGACAATAGTTGAAATCGTGACTTGA
- the LOC124664997 gene encoding uncharacterized protein LOC124664997, with product MAACLSMLLPHPAVSSPAPAPAASANIIHHEGGAEVGRNPANSLVALVNANRTAARLPPLRNSKGLGCMALQYVSHCITAATDDACDDTGVLAASCHPPETDLTEVYAANCGVELPTVDLISGRLLGCSSDDALPLLGANASATAAVVRGKEHTQVGAGFLRQRRHGPYLWCLLFSSGSPSSTFRLEAAGRGIAQTQGCFSDPDNTLSCSAAGRLVTSMASQAALLLLLFLAAL from the exons ATGGCTGCCTGCCTCTCCATGCTGCTGCCTCATCCTGCCGTTTCCtcccctgctcctgctcctgctgcaaGTGCAAACATCATTCACCATG AAGGAGGAGCAGAAGTAGGAAGGAACCCAGCAAACTCACTGGTGGCGCTGGTGAACGCGAACCGGACGGCGGCCAGGCTGCCACCGCTGCGCAACAGCAAAGGCCTCGGCTGCATGGCGCTGCAGTACGTCTCCCACTGCATCACCGCCGCCACCGACGACGCCTGCGACGACACGGGGGTGCTGGCAGCGTCGTGCCACCCGCCGGAGACGGACCTCACCGAGGTGTACGCCGCCAACTGCGGCGTCGAGCTGCCCACCGTCGACCTCATCTCCGGCCGCCTCCTCGGCTGCTCCTCCGACGACGCCCTCCCGCTCCTCGGAGCCAACGCcagcgcgacggcggcggtggtccGCGGCAAGGAGCACACCCAGGTGGGCGCGGGGTTCCTCCGGCAGCGCCGGCACGGGCCGTACCTCTGGTGCCTCCTCTTCAGCAGCGGCAGCCCCAGCTCCACCTTCCGGCTCGAGGCCGCCGGCAGGGGCATCGCGCAGACGCAAGGCTGCTTCAGCGATCCGGACAACACCCTCTCCTGCAGCGCCGCCGGACGGCTGGTCACCTCCATGGCTTCACAAGCCGCTCTCCTGCTGCTGCTGTTCCTCGCAGCACTCTAG